A genomic stretch from Strongyloides ratti genome assembly S_ratti_ED321, chromosome : 1 includes:
- a CDS encoding Regulator of microtubule dynamics protein 1: protein MFRRVFQSVGKLTAGLASVQLAATGIALTDKELSKKPEWYQHAVRSLEDAIKDLSKKGFIESKEKLAQAEDVLQRVLDVNNVEILWRYARVLTEKAELSHCEHEKKELLHEAKKYIKKALDIEPATGIAGIHKWAGIILTKLGEFDKKCDDEGVKKHLKKATELDQEDAFAHFLYGAQLYKMKEYKEAAEALKKAESIRQGFSPANKYYLGLALKELGKKEEAIQALKESMATPAKFAFEGVAKSKAKMVLMNKFKLTEDEITIKDY, encoded by the coding sequence ATGTTCCGTCGCGTCTTCCAGTCTGTTGGTAAACTTACAGCAGGACTTGCTTCAGTTCAACTTGCAGCAACAGGTATTGCACTAACTGATAAAGAACTTTCAAAGAAACCTGAATGGTATCAACATGCTGTTAGATCTCTTGAAGATGCCATTAAAGATCTTTCTAAAAAAGGTTTTATTGaatcaaaagaaaaattagcTCAAGCTGAAGACGTATTACAACGTGTTTTAGATGTAAATAATGTTGAAATTCTTTGGCGTTATGCTCGCGTTCTTACTGAAAAAGCAGAACTTTCTCATTGTGaacatgaaaaaaaagaattactTCATGAAGCTAAgaagtatattaaaaaagctCTTGATATTGAACCAGCAACTGGTATTGCCGGTATTCATAAATGGGCCGGAATTATCCTAACTAAACTTGGAGAGTTTGACAAAAAGTGCGATGATGAAGGTGTAAAGAAACATTTAAAGAAGGCAACTGAACTTGATCAAGAAGATGCTTTTGCTCATTTTCTTTATGGAGCTCAACTTTACAAGATGAAAGAATATAAGGAAGCTGCAGAAGCATTGAAAAAGGCTGAATCTATCAGACAAGGATTTTCACCAGCtaacaaatattatcttGGACTAGCTCTTAAAGAACTTggaaaaaaagaagaagctATTCAAGCTCTCAAGGAAAGTATGGCTACTCCAGCTAAATTCGCTTTTGAAGGAGTAGCTAAATCTAAGGCAAAAATGGTACTTATGAACAAATTTAAGTTGACTGAGGATGAAATTACTATCAAGGATTATTAG